The genomic window TTGTTATGTGTAATGTTGTAATGTTGTAATGTTGCAATGTTGTTTTAACACCCATTAACTTAAATTCGGCTTATGCTTATGCTTAAATTATatccaaattaagttataaaaagtataattcatttcgaataattaaaattataaccaAAATAGAGCCATTTAACCTTAAAATCAGCTTTAATATAATTCAAAAAGGGAAGAAAAGTTTTGTAGTAAGCATAcctaaaattagaataattaaatttatacaaaaagtacaaactttgtaatgtacataaaatgtaataaacccctaaaattgatggttcgatggtgtggtcctaggggtataCTTATGCAGAGGTCGACGGTCATGTTGTGGGTGTTCGCGACGACCAACATCCTCATTAGGCGCAGGTGGGGGTGTGCTAAACATAGAGGAAAAAGCATGTGGCTCGATCGGCATCGACGAACTTAAACCGGAATGAGTCCTATAATGCTGTGGATGTGGGCCGGGAGTGCCGTACTGCAGCGGGTAGGATCCAAAGAGATCAAACTGTATGCGTATTTGCCCCCTGAAAAGCTCGGAATATACATTCGGATGATAGCAATGTGAATCCCCATGTGAATGTGATTGTTCACAATCCCCCAGGTCGCTGCATGTGCGGGGGGACTACAGTCGACTGCCCTCCAAGTATATATGGCTTTCAGCAACTAgagtaccattgtatgtactctaaTGATGGTTGTAAATCGAAAGCCATAACCATCTGAGGTTTTCGACCCATCCGATCATTCTACAGCGTAACAAATTTTTTGTGCTTATCCTCCCAATTCAACTGCGATTATCCTCTTGTTGATGCCGTGAACCACCCCCACCTCGCATGGCGGATTCGGGATATATTGGATACAACCAAACTGTCGTAGCACCCGATCCTCATGGTACCACTCGACtacattgaaatttataattggtgcGTTAGTGCACCACATTTCAAAATGAACGTATGCAGACGAGGGTATCATAGTTGTAATTTTTGGGCTACGATATGAcatccatataaactgcatgattaataacatggttataaTTTAACAAGGTGTGAGTAAGATATAGAAAGTAAGATGTCACGAATATTAGAATAGCTTACCCTTTCCTCGGCATGCTGTTCGATCATCAGTCGGTATATTGGGACAGTGTACAACCTCTCGATACTCGGATAAAGACTCCACCTACAAAAACAaatatagggtttagggttggtaaCATCAGTTAATATCGTATGACTACAAATAATGACAAGttatattttatcacctgttAACTAGTGGATAAATATATGGTTGGTGAGTAACCGATGCCAAAAATGGCATCTGATAAAGCGCCTAGGACTGCTGCAATGTAAGGCATCTGTCCATGTCTACAACAGAAGGCTTTATCGTCCGACAAAGCTCCCGAGACAACACTGCTAGAATGGCGGAGCCCCAGCTATACAAGCAAACATTGGTCAAATCAGCTAATAGGGATAAGTACATCATATGCATCTTGTTGTTGTTTGCATCGAGCATCAGTACTCCCCCTATAATATGCATGATGTACGCTCGAGCAGCGCACATCAACACACCTTCAATGGCATTCGCTGATAACTGTCCAAATTTGGCTTTCAGCCATGTAAATTTCAAGCTCGTAAAATTTCACTCATCATCGTTTGGCGAGTCTCCTAGTAGCTAATAACATAGTGCAGTCGGCAAAGTAAATGCAGTTACTCCCGTTACAGGACTCCCGTCGATTAGGAGCTTAAGCCGCAGTGCAACATCCTCTAAGGTCACCGTGCACCCCCACACgaaaaatgaaaagtgtgggtctctgGGCGCTACCGTTCCACTAGTGTAGATTTTAAATCATATCGCAAGTCGAACGTCCGGATCAATGCTGCTGGCCCAAATCCAGCTTGCTCCAAGTACAGCATCAACCGTGAATCCGGGAGATATCCTATACCATTCACCCAGCCCCTTATTACTCGGAACGAGCCCTGATAGTgttaaattatagaaaaaaatattaggataacatgatttatttctatatattacgtatatccttttttaataaaacccgtgattaacaaataataatatattaccaTGTTATTAGCCGCATTAGATATGTGAGAATCGTCGTTAATCAATGAagccattgcgatgcctgcaaCTTAAAAAagaatttagtaaaaaacccttattttggccctttgttcgtattttttcccgaattttattactttaaaaaatataatattttctaattttattgtattacattattttagtacattatgtttgaaattcattaatttagtgagtttttaaaataaatttagaaaaataacccTTATTTCGGCCCTTTGCTCGTATTTTTTtcccggattttattactttcaataaaaatatattattttcgtattttattattttacattatttaagtacattatgtttgaaatgtattaattaattctatttttttaaaaaatagtaaaaaactCTTATTTCTgccctttaaaaaaatatactactttttatttttattattttacattattttagtacattatgttttaaatttattaatttagtgtgttttttaaataaatttaaaaaactctTATTTCGGCCCTTTACTCGTATTttttcccgaattttattactttcaataaaaatatattatttttgtattttattattttacattattttagtacattatgtttgaaatgtattaagtaattctatttttttaaatttagtaaaataCCCTTATTTCgaccctttgttcgtattttttttctccggattttattactttacaaaatatacgattttctaattttattattttacattattttagtacattatgtttgaaatttattaatttagtatgTTTTCTAAATAAAGTTCAAAAAATAACCCTTATTTCGGCCATTTGCTTGTcttttttcccaaattttattactttcaataaaaatatatattttttattttgttattttacattttttcggattttattactttcggCGTATATACTATTtccgttttttttcttttcgtattttatgttttcttaaacatatgttttaatcattttatttttaatgctatttttgTAGAAAAACTAATTACaacatgctaaataaatttcataaaaaaaatttaatcaacatAAAATGTACATAACATGGATATTTTCATGCTAAAtgaatttcataaaatatatatgctaaataaaataataaaacaaatataaagtaGATAACATAGATTTTttacacaaatattacaaaaaaattaaattaatacaaaaaaattacctttacttatttatttctttctttttccttccttccctcttcttcttctcctttcctttctttttctttctttcttctcctttccttctCCACCCCACCAGCCGAATGGTCCCCCCATTATAAGAGAGTGGTGCCGCCTGTGGCAGTGGCACCAGTGGTGCCAATGGCAGAGGCGACACCACTCTCTTATAATGGGGGACCATTCGGCTGGTGGGGTGGagaaggaaaggagaagaaagaaagaaaatgaaaggagaagaaaggaaaggaaaggagaagaagaaaagggaaggaaaaagaaagaaaaaaaataagtaaaggcaatttttttgtattaatttaatttttttgtaatatttgtgtaaAAAATCTATGTTATGGACATTGtttgtgttttattattttatttagcatatatattttatgaaatttatttagcatAAAATTCATGTTATGTACATTTTATGttgattagaattttttttatgaaatttatttagcatgttgtaattagttttttttacaaaaatagtattaaaaataaaatgattaaaaaatatgtttaagaaaacataaaatacgaaaagaaaaaaatggaaatagtATATTCACcgaaagtaataaaatctgaaaaaaatataaaataacaaaataaaaaatatatatatttttattgaaagtaataaaattcgggaaaaaatacgaacaaagggccgaaataagggttattttttgaaatttatttaacaaacacattaaattaataaatttcaaacataatgtactaaaataatgtacaataataaaattagaaaatagtatattttttaaaagtaataaaattcggaaaaaaatacgaacaaagggccgaaataagaatattttaccaatttaaaaaaacagaattaattaatacatttcaaacataatgtactaaaataatgtaaaataataaaatacgaaaataatatatttttattaaaagtaataaaattcgggaaaaAATACTAGTAAACGGCCGAAATAAggctttttttaaatttatttaaaaaaacaaactaaattaataaatttaaaacataatgtactaaaataatgtaaaataataaaaataaaaaatagtatatttttttaaagtaataaaattcggggaaaaaaatacgaagaaagtgccgaaataagggttttttactaaattaaaaaaacagaattaattaatacatttgaaacataatgtaaaataataaaatacaaaaataaaatattttaattgaaagtaataaaattcgggaaaaAATACGAGTAAAGGGCCGAAATAAGGGTtacttttctaaatttatttaaaaaaacacactaaattaatgaatttaaaatataatgtactaaaataatgtaaaataataaaattagaaaatagtatattttttaaagtattaaaatccggggaaaaaaatacgaataaagggccgaaataagggttttttactaattttttttgaagttgTAGGCATTGCAATGGCTTCATTGATTAATGACGATCCTCACATATCTGATGCGGCTAATATATACTTGGAGGGCAGTCGACTGTAGTCCCCCTACACATGCAGCGACTTAGGGGATTGTACCCAACGGCCCCCATGGAGGCAGAGCCTGCGGCAGATCATGATCCCGAGCCAGATCCCGAGCAATTACATTCACATAGGGATTCACCTTACTATCATTTGGATTTGGCGGGCAATGACTATATTCTGAGCTTCTCATAGGGCGAATACGCATACGAGTTTGATCTCTTTAGATCCTACTCGCAGCAGTACGGCACTCTCGGCCCTTATCCACAGCATCATGGGACTCCTTCCGAATCAAGTGCGTCGATGCCGATCGAGCCACATGATTTTTCCTCTATGTTTAGCACACCCCACCTGCGCTTAATGAGGATGTTGGTCATCGCGAACACCCACAACGTGACCGTCGACCTCCGCATAGGTATACCCCTAGGGCcacaccatcgaaccatcaattttaaGGGTTTATTGCACTTTTTTGTACGTTACAAAGTTTGtactttttgtataaatttaattattctaattttaggTATGCTTACTATGGAACTTTTCTTCCCTTTTTGCATTATATTAAAGCTGAATTTAAGGTTAAATGGCTCCATTTtggatataattttaattattcgaaatgaattatactttttataacttaaattggATACAATTTAAGCATAAGCATACGCTAAATTTAAGTTAATGGGTGTTAAAACAACATTGCAACATTACACATAACAATTTTACAGCATTAGCTCAATTCCGACCTGATCCTGACGACTGTCTAACATGATAGTTTCGCTGATGGCATTTATTCCGATTATGACCACTTAACCTGCATAATCCACAACGCTTACTGTCAGATTTCTCtctaatgtccatttcattatAGATTCTGGTTGATTGCGGACGACCTCTTGGATTCCTACGTAGCCCTCTATTTGGGAAAATCTCGAAAGTCGTCGAAGGCACCTCCCACGTAAACAGGTTAGGCAGGCGGGGGAACTCATTTTCCAAGACACGCAATGTGCGCTCGAgcgtgtacacatcatcgacataTTGTTCAACATTAAGGTTCACTTTAGCACACGCCGCCACGACATgcgcacatggataatgaagtgtttcgaACCTCCTGCACTCGCACCGTCTGTTCCggagatcaactccataggacctagGTAGTATACCGGGTCGACGATTGATGGTCTCATTAACTCGAAACGTTTCTAGACAtcgtgaatatatttctacaataatcgacctcgccatccgacggtttgcaaccattgcatctCTGACATCTTTGACAAACACGTATCATGGCTCAATCTAGTcgacttgttgctgacccattcttggcattaaggtagccaacctgtagaatgtagcAGAGAAGACAGATGCAATCGGAAGATGACATGTTTTCAACAATACAACGTTGACCCCCTTcactaagtttgtggtcatttaaCCATAAcaaaagccctcgtcaaaactttgagcctaTTGCCACGACTCCATTGTACCCAAGAATTGTCAGATGTGTTTGTTTgcccctccatgtcactctcaagtcgaatCATTCTTTGGCGGAAAATACGTGGCTCTAACTCATACGctgtatatgtattaagaaaagataaattCCAGTAACTCGATAACATAAAATAttacaacttatattgaaaagataaggttaccatttacccattgccacgacttgtctcttccagtctacATTCTTATAATCTTTATGGAAGTTAGACGCAATGTGACagatgcagtaaacggatctcaATGGCACATTGGAATACCTAATTGTTACAATTAAACctttccctctatcggagatgatgcaaatattatcgttgtTCATAACATACCTTCGCAGGTTAgtgaggaagaattcccaagatTCCAAGTTCTCCTTATCtacgatggcaaatgctatcAGGAGCACGTTTCTATTGCCTtcttgagcaaccgcaagaagtaggatctgtgtatattttccatatagctaGGTCTCATCCACCTGCACAAGTGGCTTGCAGTAGGGAAATGCCCGCACATatggatcaaacgtccagaacatccgatggaaaattctttttcccgGCTGTAACTAGTCGTCCGGGCCGTAATAAGGTCTTTTCTGTAACTCAATTACAGTCCCTGATACGTTCTCCCGCATAGCTGCTATCTATCCTTATAGCTCGTTATACGACGAATCATAATCCCCatacaattgctccattgccatctgtttagATATCCACGCCTTTCgttatgatactcgatactggaatcgtaCTTGCATTTCGACAAtcattaccgaaactttaatggtcggcatgtccttcaccattggcatgatacacgtacagatAATTTTTGAATCAAGTTTTCCATGATCTTGTCATACATGTTGATGTGCATGTGAGGACTAACAAATTTTTGTATCTCTCACATCTGCGAACTTTGAATGAATGCAGCTCGtacctgtaacagcccgattttgaccctaatcagaacagtggttttgggaccacaaattcgagtctgaaaaatattttaatattattttctgtgttaattatgtgtgaatttacatatgtgaaagtttcgtgaattaattttatgtttgtaagcttaattttaaaaaaagggcttaatcgcgtaaaatgaaaatttgatggttaattaagAAAGTGCCTAATTATTGTTGTCTTTATAAGTTTGAggccttatgttgtaatttagccAATAATAATAGGTAGTGGATGGCATAATAATGATAtgtgatttttatatatataaaaaaataaaagttaaaataatataatataataatatatgttataataaaacaaaacattaaaagccaccattttatgttcatctttcttcaccgaatgtagaaaaaaaaaacaaggtttgaaagcttgaaacattcGTCCATTTTGAAGATTAATTcaagatcaagaattaaagaaatcgaatttggatcggggaaatacaaaagtggtcgagtagccgatttaacagtcgacgacatccgaggtaagtctattagcataTAAATGTTGTTGaatttgcaaatatatatatgttatttgttgaattgaattttgtggatatatatgtgtattggccgaATGTGTGATAAGCCAGGAAGTTTTATTTCGTGTTTGATTCGATCGAGATACGTTGTCCGAGagcccgtacgaaccttaggaatagataggatacatatgtcatgacataggatttccgatatgtgttatcgtgtaagaccacgtttgggacgttggcatcgacttgtgtttacgtgtaagaccatgtctgggacattggcatcgtatttgattcgtgtaagaccctatctgggacagtggcatcgatatgtgattacatgtaagaccacgtctgggacgttggcattgtacgagtctTTCGACTATCCGAGTATCTttttaattctgaatggttcaacgggcaaagataagttgtgtACGAATGTATAAATCAGGCTAAGTGACcaggtatgtgatagttgattacttatttgaaaataaggtaagttgtatacttgaattgatgatatgaagttatgtgaaatatgaattatgtgattgcatatttgaatatatatgtattcggccttTGATGTATATGTGCATTGAGGAAAGTGATGATTGGATATATTAATGTTCAATTGATTATTCGGTAAAGAGGAAagttattacaaattatataagttttgatatatataaattgataaattgaattatatgtgaaattataatgatttattactAATTGTCTAGCTTAATTtatgtaaatgattaaatgtttatttgcttatggcttactaagctttaatagcttactgtgtgtaatCGCTTtcaattttatagatttggaaCTTGGTTAAGAGCACGGGAATCGTCagagaagtctatcacactatcgactgttttcggtattttactaagtttgaatttaaacttatggcatgtatagtctagttaatatgtttgattttttgggtatgtaaatatgagccatgcaaaaatggctcaTTTATTTTGTTAAGCATGGTTTTTATACTTTTGATCAAGTGATAGAtatgttgattttggtatttcAGCTATGgcatatttatttatgtgaattatgtttgatatgttttgttaagaaTGTGGTAAATAATTCGGCATATGTGAGCTTAGTTAAAGCATATAAGTGAAGTGAGTTTGGTATAATATGTTAATCTCTGAATTGGccatggtgtatatatatattatggtgTTTTAGTCATGTGCTTCGGTAACGAGGTAAATGATATTCAAGCTTAATTAATCTTggttatgtgttatatatatatatgatatgtgtgatatgtttgGTTTTAGTCTTAGTGTTTCGGCTATGGTTTATCTATAagtaaatatatgtgaatcttgtttgatatgctttgttaaggtattgttatgtaatttagtaattaagtgaACCCGGAAATGGCATATTTTGACttatgatttaatggctaaatctTGTACAAATTATGAGGTTATTTATGGATGTCaatttgttatgaaataaattaggAATGTGGAGTATTTAATAAAGGTACGATTTGCTCATGCAAGTGGACTTAATATtcgattttatttttgtaaaatgatatgaattgtatgattttttttttgatatggCTAAAATGGTGTATTCATATGCGCAAACTTGTAATagataaatatgtatgtttttggtcttttaaatgatatatataaatgatttcaaggtagatttaaaatttatgaataagaTACATACAAATTCGGGTAATGATAGTTAAGTGAGCAATACAAGTTTGAATTTagcttttataaatttattggaTTAGTCGATTAAATGATAAGTTGATTTGTATTGAGCGTATATagtttatgattgaatgatttcattgaaatggtcatatgtgtataatataatgaCATCAAAGGTATGTACGACCATAATATAATGTTACTAATGTTATAAATGTATCGTTATTCTTTGGtgtatgaaaagagataaatGATTGTGTTGAACTGTatcttgttcggtaatgcctcgtaaccctaatctggtgacggatacggttaggggtgttacagtacccgccaattgcagccttccgctGCCTTCCAACACTCCCTAATATATATTGTCAGTTTAGACACCGCGACTTTATAATCCACTGAATGTTCATGATATACCGTTTAATAGCAAGTACGCACTCCTCtttactttcgaatctctggccTACGAATAACTCCTCATAATGAGAATTTACGGCAAATTGGTGAGGAGgaactatttcagggtactccgagAACTCAGCTACATGCGCTgcgtcggggtctatgagcgacatgtgtggcccaggattattgtgtatcaaaatACGTCGCATTTGGTTCCCGACCGAAGAAGCGTTAATGTTTCCATCGTTATTgacatcttcatcgtcaatatcatcaggtacatcgtccacatcgggatcatcgtcactatcgacctcttcatcACAATGATCGCTACCAccttcttcttcaccaccaaTCACATCAATATCGAGTGTAATATTTAGATCGATACCGATCCTACCtatagtcgattcactatcaacgtacgatattggagccaccatccaCGGTTCTTGAGCTCCGTGTTCTTCACCATATGCATTGACATCTTCATTTTACTCCATAtcggctaactcagcaaataagtgaatcggtgcattaTTGTCACTCTCATTCCCACAGTAAAaagcgaccattgtctccacgtcttcgtcgtctacaagttccatttcggtgaatttgatcggatttgtcgaaactggaaacttatagaaaatttttgatatccttctcccacaatgtcTAACAATTTTTGCATTAACCCTTCCCTTCATATCatccaacgagacatttctattaaatctcatttctatttgttgccgacattcaaatatatatccaACACTTatcatccatcttcaatattcaatctgtcaaaaaataaacaaaatctcaAAAAACAATCTCGAAcagtaaataaattacttaaataaaaaattaatgctttaatatgcaattttttcaTTCTTAAGCTCATACTTTTTTAGTTATCATTTTGTACATGAACAACGTTTAACCactaatcctaataactaacacaataacaataataatagttttttactcaaaataatactaactaacaataataattagagttttactaaaaataataactaacaataataTAATGTAAAAACTAACAATCatactaactaaaataataattagggtttttactaattaataactaaccataataatattagttttttactaataataatactaagtaacaataattattaataactaaaccctaaaaactaacaataataatactaactaaaactatcaatttgagtttttattaattttaataactaacaataataactaaataaacaacaaaaaataataaaaattatacaaaaaacataataacaagataatccattatttttaaaaaaaccttattttttctattttttttcttctctttctctctttttccagCACAACCTcctcctccttcttcttcttctccttcagcTGGATTGAAGCTGGTATATAATAGAGTGGTGCCGCCTGTGGCCgccaatttaccaataaaagcttaattttttttataaatttaccgaaatgggcccaatattttattatttactggaatgggccattttccggcaaatcgcgtccacgtcagcgcgatgtcaggagacgtgccaggaaatcgcgtccatgtcagcgcgctttgctaaagtggcaacaaatcg from Gossypium hirsutum isolate 1008001.06 chromosome D12, Gossypium_hirsutum_v2.1, whole genome shotgun sequence includes these protein-coding regions:
- the LOC121224558 gene encoding uncharacterized protein, with product MRENVSGTILLLAVAQEGNRNVLLIAFAIVDKENLESWEFFLTNLRRRCECRRFETLHYPCAHVVAACAKVNLNVEQYVDDVYTLERTLRVLENEFPRLPNLFTWEVPSTTFEIFPNRGLRRNPRGRPQSTRIYNEMDIREKSDSKRCGLCRLSGHNRNKCHQRNYHVRQSSGSGRN